A portion of the Achromobacter sp. MFA1 R4 genome contains these proteins:
- a CDS encoding putative colanic acid biosynthesis acetyltransferase, whose translation MSTLQRLDQFSLAPGQRGRSALTVQLWWMVQGTLFRWSPQVAYGFRRWLLRCFGARVGHKVLIRPTATVTYPWKVEIGDYAWIGDDAVIYSLGPIHIGAHAVVSQRSYLCAADHDAGRPDFPLRERAVRVEEGAWVATDVFVGPGVTIGREAVIGARSSVFRNMPSAMVCHGNPCRPIRPRTATPT comes from the coding sequence ATGAGCACATTGCAACGGCTGGACCAGTTTTCGCTGGCCCCGGGGCAGCGCGGGCGGTCGGCGCTGACCGTCCAGTTGTGGTGGATGGTGCAGGGCACCCTGTTCCGCTGGTCGCCGCAGGTGGCCTACGGCTTTCGCCGGTGGCTCTTGCGCTGCTTCGGCGCGCGCGTGGGCCACAAGGTGCTGATCCGGCCCACGGCCACCGTGACCTATCCCTGGAAGGTCGAGATCGGTGATTACGCCTGGATCGGCGACGACGCCGTGATCTACAGCCTGGGACCCATCCACATCGGCGCGCACGCCGTGGTGTCGCAGCGCAGCTACCTGTGCGCCGCGGACCACGACGCCGGCCGGCCGGATTTCCCGCTGCGCGAGCGCGCGGTGCGCGTGGAAGAAGGCGCCTGGGTGGCGACCGACGTGTTCGTGGGACCAGGGGTGACGATCGGGCGCGAGGCGGTGATCGGCGCGCGCAGCTCGGTATTCCGCAACATGCCGTCCGCAATGGTGTGCCATGGAAACCCTTGCCGTCCCATCCGGCCCCGCACCGCCACGCCGACATGA
- a CDS encoding response regulator transcription factor: MTTVLIEDYALLRVAIQHVLERVRNADDILAISPAHLLTMSSSINKPVELLVVGCSGSAEQDIGLLSQAMAFFMPRLVLVLYSALDPSVMAACARAGVAGYLPKASSPDALAAAVSLVIAGGECYPQPAGRPPGTTHASVQELRELTQRQEEILQLLVQGKTMREIGQQVGISVATVKSHARTLYWKLNARNQAEAAYIAVQMGLVRNTNGQPTPDKGDAS, translated from the coding sequence ATGACAACCGTACTGATCGAAGACTACGCTCTGCTTCGTGTCGCCATTCAGCATGTGCTGGAACGTGTGCGCAACGCCGACGACATCCTGGCCATCTCGCCAGCCCATCTGCTCACCATGTCAAGCTCGATCAACAAGCCAGTGGAACTGCTGGTGGTGGGTTGCAGCGGGTCCGCCGAGCAGGACATAGGGCTCCTGTCGCAGGCCATGGCCTTTTTCATGCCCAGGTTGGTGCTGGTCCTGTATTCCGCGCTGGACCCGAGCGTGATGGCCGCCTGCGCGCGGGCGGGCGTGGCCGGTTACCTGCCCAAGGCCTCAAGTCCCGATGCCTTGGCCGCGGCCGTCAGCCTGGTGATCGCCGGCGGGGAATGCTATCCCCAGCCCGCCGGCAGGCCGCCCGGCACGACGCATGCGTCCGTGCAGGAGCTGCGCGAACTGACGCAGCGGCAGGAGGAAATCCTGCAGTTGCTCGTGCAGGGCAAGACCATGCGCGAGATCGGGCAGCAGGTGGGCATATCTGTCGCGACCGTCAAGAGCCATGCGCGCACGCTCTATTGGAAGCTGAACGCGCGCAATCAGGCCGAGGCGGCCTATATCGCGGTGCAGATGGGCCTGGTCAGAAACACCAACGGGCAACCGACGCCGGACAAGGGCGACGCAAGCTGA
- a CDS encoding glycosyltransferase WbuB — translation MKVLIYGINYAPELTGTGKYTAELAEWLAARGHEVSVVTAPPYYPQWKVHEGYRGSRYAKETRRGVTVRRAPLWVPERPGGAKRLVHLASFALSSLPSLLRAAMRRPDIILVVEPALFCAPGAWLAARLCGARAWLHIQDFEVDAAFELGLLKGAGLRSLVKRAERWLMRRFDRVSTISNRMLDLALAKGIDPGRAVLLPNWIDVNAITPLAEGGDYRGQLGIPDNAIVALYSGNMGGKQGLQILADVARRLNREDRLWFLFCGQGPERAALEERCRGLTRVIFLDLQPAERLGALLSTADIHLLPQRAGAADLVMPSKLTGMLASGRPVVCGAARGTELASVVSHCGLLTPPEDALAMAEAVRKLSYNAQIRETLGAAARRYAMEHLHVDAVLGAAEREFAAIAKSKGRTAPAGTQASEGDV, via the coding sequence ATGAAAGTCCTCATCTATGGGATCAACTACGCGCCCGAACTGACCGGCACCGGCAAGTACACGGCCGAACTGGCCGAGTGGCTGGCCGCGCGCGGCCACGAGGTCAGCGTGGTGACCGCGCCGCCCTACTATCCGCAGTGGAAAGTGCATGAGGGCTACCGCGGATCGCGTTACGCGAAGGAGACGCGCCGCGGCGTGACCGTGCGGCGCGCGCCCTTGTGGGTGCCTGAAAGACCAGGCGGCGCCAAGCGCCTGGTGCACCTGGCAAGCTTTGCGCTGTCCAGCCTGCCGTCGCTGCTGCGCGCCGCGATGCGCCGGCCTGACATCATCCTGGTGGTCGAGCCCGCCCTCTTCTGCGCGCCCGGCGCGTGGCTTGCGGCGCGCCTGTGCGGCGCGCGCGCGTGGCTGCACATCCAGGACTTCGAGGTGGACGCGGCGTTCGAGCTGGGCCTGCTCAAAGGCGCGGGCCTGCGGTCGCTGGTCAAGCGCGCCGAACGCTGGCTGATGCGCCGCTTCGACCGCGTGTCGACGATCTCGAACCGGATGCTGGACCTGGCGCTGGCCAAGGGCATCGACCCGGGCCGCGCCGTGCTGCTGCCCAACTGGATCGACGTCAACGCGATCACCCCGCTTGCCGAAGGCGGGGATTACCGCGGCCAGCTCGGCATTCCGGACAACGCCATCGTCGCGCTGTACTCCGGCAACATGGGCGGCAAGCAAGGCCTGCAGATCCTCGCGGACGTGGCCCGCCGGCTGAACCGCGAAGACCGGCTGTGGTTCCTGTTCTGCGGCCAGGGCCCCGAGCGCGCGGCGCTCGAGGAACGCTGCCGCGGCCTGACCCGCGTCATCTTCCTGGACCTTCAACCGGCTGAACGGCTGGGCGCCCTGCTGAGCACCGCGGACATCCATCTGCTGCCGCAGCGCGCCGGCGCCGCCGACCTGGTCATGCCGTCCAAGCTGACCGGCATGCTGGCCAGCGGCCGGCCGGTGGTGTGCGGCGCGGCGCGCGGCACGGAGCTTGCCAGCGTGGTGTCGCATTGCGGCCTGCTCACGCCGCCCGAAGACGCCCTGGCCATGGCCGAGGCCGTGCGCAAACTGAGCTACAACGCCCAGATCCGCGAAACCCTGGGCGCGGCCGCGCGCCGGTATGCGATGGAGCACCTGCACGTGGACGCGGTGCTGGGCGCCGCGGAACGCGAGTTCGCCGCGATCGCGAAGTCCAAGGGCCGTACGGCGCCGGCTGGCACGCAAGCGAGCGAAGGCGACGTTTGA
- a CDS encoding response regulator transcription factor yields MAKMVLIEAHPLLRLGLWQILSKLDDVWEIEGMGLADVSKADGVHAGADLLIYGLPVDTDEAWSALHEIQRVLTPKRILLLTDVMPLPMPVQGLPGASVYGCLMKTASVEILEAAIRLVMAGGQCFPSEQALQAPASTVCALPSRDADEAGSKGAMPVSAGAQLLQITPRQYEVLVLLARGYPIKTVSRMLNISVATAKTHACTLYQRLHVKNKGEAVYAALQRGATLEWHEPNGREVDAGQIYGRKLG; encoded by the coding sequence ATGGCCAAGATGGTCCTGATTGAAGCCCATCCGCTCCTGCGGTTGGGTTTGTGGCAGATTCTTAGCAAGTTGGATGATGTGTGGGAAATCGAGGGAATGGGCCTTGCGGATGTATCCAAGGCCGACGGCGTACACGCGGGCGCCGATCTCCTGATCTACGGGTTGCCGGTGGATACCGATGAAGCATGGAGCGCCTTGCACGAGATTCAGCGCGTGCTGACGCCCAAGCGGATTCTGCTTTTGACGGACGTCATGCCCTTGCCCATGCCGGTGCAAGGCCTGCCTGGCGCCAGCGTGTACGGATGCCTGATGAAAACGGCCTCGGTCGAAATCCTCGAGGCCGCCATACGCCTGGTCATGGCGGGCGGGCAATGCTTTCCGAGCGAACAGGCGCTGCAGGCTCCGGCCTCGACCGTATGCGCCTTGCCGTCGCGGGACGCGGACGAAGCCGGCTCCAAGGGCGCCATGCCCGTCAGCGCGGGCGCACAACTGCTCCAGATCACGCCGCGCCAATATGAGGTATTGGTGCTGCTGGCCAGGGGCTATCCGATCAAGACCGTCAGCCGGATGTTGAATATCTCGGTAGCGACCGCCAAAACGCACGCGTGCACGCTGTATCAACGCCTGCATGTCAAGAACAAGGGCGAAGCCGTCTACGCGGCGCTGCAACGCGGCGCAACCTTGGAATGGCATGAACCGAATGGCCGCGAAGTGGACGCCGGGCAGATCTATGGGCGCAAGCTCGGGTAG